Proteins from one Bufo gargarizans isolate SCDJY-AF-19 chromosome 8, ASM1485885v1, whole genome shotgun sequence genomic window:
- the LOC122944397 gene encoding sulfotransferase 1C1-like isoform X1: MDMFRCQLWPRSRGHALCDVTGLYLYPICLGRGAESGEKIRMEKPHAVSPDYSDILQQVPEGTFYRFPLIPVHGVPLMQPIATSWEKIEKFQARPDDLLIATYPKAGTTWMQEIIDSIMNDGEVEKTRRGPTHVRSPFLEICSPPPVPSGIDMLEETPSPRLVKTHLPYDLVPQSFWEQKCKTIYVARNAKDNAVSYYFFDKMNKTQPDPGTWDEYVQKFLKGDVAWGSWFDHVLGWWTARDKHDVLYVFYEDMKEDPKREIRKVMRFLGKELPEDAVEKIYQHTSFSAMKENPMANYSSMPSSVLDQTLSPFMRKGQVADWMNHFTESQNKIFDEEYRRRMEGSTLTFRCIL; the protein is encoded by the exons atGGACATGTTTCGCTGCCAGCTCTGGCCGCGCTCTCGGGGGCACGCCCTCTGTGACGTCACCGGATTGTACCTTTACCCTATTTGCTTGGGACGCGGCGCTGAGAGCGGAGAGAAGATCAGGATGGAGAAGCCACAT GCCGTCTCCCCGGATTACTCGGACATCCTGCAGCAGGTCCCCGAGGGCACGTTCTACAGGTTCCCCCTGATCCCAGTCCATGGCGTTCCCCTCATGCAACCGATCGCAACTTCCTGGGAGAAAATCGAGAAATTCCAGGCCCGGCCGGACGACCTCCTGATCGCCACCTACCCCAAAGCAG GGACCACGTGGATGCAGGAGATCATCGACTCCATAATGAATGACGGGGAAGTGGAGAAGACCAGACGGGGCCCCACACATGTCCGCTCCCCCTTCCTGGAGATCTGCTCCCCTCCCCCGGTGCCGTCCG GCATTGACATGTTGGAGGAGACCCCGTCCCCCCGACTGGTGAAGACCCATCTGCCGTATGATCTGGTGCCCCAGTCCTTCTGGGAGCAGAAGTGTAAG ACGATCTACGTCGCTCGTAACGCTAAGGACAACGCGGTTTCGTATTACTTCTTTGATAAGATGAACAAGACGCAGCCGGACCCCGGGACGTGGGATGAATATGTGCAGAAGTTTCTGAAGGGCGATG TGGCCTGGGGGAGCTGGTTCGACCACGTCCTTGGATGGTGGACGGCCAGAGACAAGCACGACGTCCTGTACGTGTTCTATGAAGACATGAAGGAG GACCCCAAGAGGGAGATCAGGAAGGTGATGAGATTCTTAGGGAAGGAGCTGCCTGAAGACGCCGTGGAGAAGATCTACCAGCACACCTCCTTCAGCGCCATGAAGGAGAACCCGATGGCCAACTACTCCAGCATGCCCTCCAGCGTGCTGGACCAGACGCTGTCCCCCTTCATGAGGAAAG GGCAAGTTGCCGACTGGATGAATCACTTCACCGAGTCTCAGAATAAGATTTTCGATGAGGAGTATCGGCGGAGGATGGAGGGCTCCACCCTGACGTTCCGCTGCATTCTCTGA